A portion of the Anoxybacillus gonensis genome contains these proteins:
- a CDS encoding AbrB/MazE/SpoVT family DNA-binding domain-containing protein: protein MKMKSTGIVRKVDELGRVVIPIELRRTLGIAEKDALEIYVDDERIILKKYKPNMTCVVTGEVSDDNYKLADGKIILSKEGAEALLQEIQNVLQQSK from the coding sequence ATAAAGATGAAATCAACAGGTATTGTTCGTAAAGTCGATGAGTTAGGTCGTGTTGTTATTCCAATTGAATTGCGCCGTACATTAGGAATCGCAGAGAAAGATGCGTTAGAAATTTATGTAGATGATGAGCGCATCATTTTGAAAAAATACAAACCAAACATGACTTGCGTAGTAACTGGGGAAGTGTCTGACGATAACTACAAGCTTGCAGATGGAAAAATCATTTTAAGCAAAGAAGGCGCAGAGGCGTTATTACAAGAAATTCAAAACGTTCTTCAACAGTCAAAATAA